A window of the Tunturibacter empetritectus genome harbors these coding sequences:
- a CDS encoding Nif3-like dinuclear metal center hexameric protein, whose translation MAIRARNSTMMTPAQILSGCLILLSVSLHAQVLPAGEAIVRIQHRYASAPPPNTVDTVKAGDPNTPVTGIATTFLDTMDVLREAVRHGDNLIITHEPTFYNHLDDTKFFTDDPVYKEKLAFIEQHHLVVFRLHDEIHADTTDHILAGMYEALGWEKFPHPSGPRGQYFVTIPQTTLAELSTFLQTRLHIQTLRVEGNPKLAITHVAFLPGASGLEKQVLALRQPEVEVLIAGEASEWEAVEYVRDAAAQGRPKSLILLGHQVSEEPGMEQCAKELRELFPGVNVDHILAGQPLWNPEHGPVAKTP comes from the coding sequence ATGGCCATTCGAGCTCGTAACAGCACAATGATGACGCCTGCGCAAATCCTTTCGGGCTGTCTGATTCTGCTCTCAGTCTCGTTACACGCGCAGGTCCTTCCTGCGGGCGAAGCGATTGTTCGCATTCAGCATCGTTACGCTTCCGCTCCTCCTCCAAATACCGTGGATACGGTTAAAGCGGGCGATCCGAATACCCCTGTTACCGGCATCGCAACCACCTTTCTGGACACAATGGATGTTCTACGTGAGGCTGTGCGCCATGGAGACAACCTAATAATCACCCATGAACCGACTTTTTATAATCACCTCGACGACACAAAGTTCTTTACCGACGATCCGGTCTACAAAGAGAAGCTGGCGTTTATCGAACAGCATCATTTAGTGGTCTTCCGGCTCCACGATGAGATCCACGCCGACACAACCGATCACATCCTGGCGGGGATGTATGAGGCGTTAGGATGGGAGAAATTTCCGCATCCGTCCGGTCCGCGCGGGCAATACTTTGTCACAATTCCTCAAACAACCCTGGCAGAGCTATCGACATTCCTGCAAACGAGGCTTCATATTCAAACTCTACGTGTCGAAGGAAACCCCAAACTTGCGATCACCCATGTTGCGTTTCTTCCTGGAGCCTCAGGACTCGAGAAGCAGGTCCTCGCTCTACGCCAACCCGAGGTTGAGGTTCTAATCGCAGGTGAAGCAAGCGAATGGGAGGCGGTTGAGTACGTCAGGGATGCCGCCGCACAGGGTAGACCGAAAAGTTTAATATTGCTGGGGCATCAGGTATCAGAAGAGCCAGGAATGGAGCAGTGCGCAAAGGAGCTACGGGAGCTATTTCCCGGCGTGAACGTTGACCACATCCTTGCGGGGCAGCCGCTGTGGAATCCTGAACATGGACCAGTCGCAAAGACTCCGTGA
- a CDS encoding GNAT family N-acetyltransferase — protein sequence MFAIVARDIERRTPQGSRRPSATRSLLCGALPSTFFVSLDEHGALTGFLQAGLRPHADGCDTSQPVGFVEGWFVHERFRGQGIGKAMMCATEDWARHHGCKEVASDTWIDHVSSQKAHEALGFEIVDRCIHFRKAL from the coding sequence GTGTTCGCAATTGTGGCCAGAGACATCGAAAGAAGAACACCGCAAGGAAGTCGGCGTCCTTCTGCGACCCGGTCTTTGCTTTGCGGAGCTCTGCCCTCGACATTTTTTGTTTCGCTTGATGAGCATGGAGCGCTCACCGGCTTTCTTCAGGCAGGTCTGCGGCCCCACGCCGACGGCTGCGACACCTCACAACCCGTTGGCTTTGTCGAGGGCTGGTTTGTTCATGAGCGCTTCCGAGGTCAGGGCATCGGCAAAGCTATGATGTGCGCTACTGAAGATTGGGCACGTCATCATGGGTGCAAGGAGGTCGCCTCGGATACTTGGATCGACCACGTAAGCTCACAGAAAGCTCATGAAGCACTCGGCTTCGAGATAGTCGATCGATGCATTCACTTCCGCAAAGCACTTTGA
- a CDS encoding HAD family hydrolase, producing MVKIRREKDGLMGVAEPQLKLPKGPFKAYLFDCDGTIVDSMPLHYVAWKRVLAEWNCEFEEQTFYAWGGMPVAEIISTLNVRDGLRMPVEEIARRKEALYFKILPELKAVPEVLEHIELSHGHIPFAVVSGSTRDSVTASLDILGLLDRFETLVCAGDYERSKPDPEPFLIAAKRLGVRPEDCLVFEDTKMGIQAATAAGMASVKILQPWEMVLVADHGAV from the coding sequence ATGGTGAAGATTAGACGGGAGAAGGACGGATTGATGGGAGTTGCGGAGCCGCAGTTGAAGTTGCCGAAGGGGCCTTTCAAAGCTTACTTGTTCGATTGTGATGGGACGATCGTTGACTCGATGCCGCTGCACTACGTGGCGTGGAAGAGGGTTCTGGCGGAGTGGAACTGCGAGTTTGAAGAGCAGACATTCTATGCGTGGGGTGGGATGCCGGTAGCTGAGATCATCTCCACGTTGAATGTGCGAGACGGTTTGAGGATGCCGGTGGAGGAGATTGCGAGGCGCAAGGAAGCGCTGTACTTCAAGATTCTCCCAGAGCTAAAGGCTGTCCCAGAGGTGCTGGAGCATATCGAGTTGAGTCACGGACATATCCCGTTTGCCGTGGTGTCGGGGAGCACGCGGGACTCGGTGACGGCCTCGCTGGATATACTGGGGCTGCTGGATAGATTTGAAACGCTGGTCTGCGCGGGGGATTATGAACGAAGCAAACCTGACCCGGAGCCGTTTCTCATTGCGGCGAAGCGGTTGGGGGTGAGGCCGGAAGACTGCCTGGTCTTTGAGGACACGAAGATGGGGATTCAGGCGGCTACTGCGGCGGGAATGGCATCGGTGAAGATCCTGCAGCCGTGGGAGATGGTTCTTGTTGCTGACCATGGTGCGGTCTAG
- a CDS encoding DEAD/DEAH box helicase codes for MSLELPQSLSWAHPVTAEWFLSKFGSPTEPQTYGWPGILDGNATLISAPTGSGKTLAAFLVCIDQLLRQSISGRLAPCTQVLYVSPLKALSNDVQKNLAAPLSEIQQLAMQRGYLCPEIRTGVRTGDTLPKERAAMLRNPPHILVTTPESLYILLTAGKSREHLRRVQTVIVDEIHAVADDKRGAHLALSLERLDALVTGENHLSHGQFLTGLAMAPQRIGLSATQNPIELVASFLTGSHEDRKPATIVQVGQRRELDIAIEVPSDELSSVTNSGMWEEIFEKLAAYAQNHRSTLVFVNTRRLVEKIAFELASRLGPEHVAAHHGSLSRTLRLDAEQRLKNGEIKILIATASLELGIDIGDIDLVCQISTTRSVAVAMQRVGRAGHWRGATPKGRFFATTRDDLLEQAALTRKMRAGELDQLQIPPQPADVLMQQIVAACGAEPWEEDALYNVLRRAYPYRNLTRPAFDDLLTLLTAGIESTRGRYGAYLLRDGVQQHLHPRRGARMIAISNGGAIPDTALYSVILQPEGVQIATLDEHFAVDSSPGDVILLGTSSWRIQRVEASGRVLVEDAHGAPPSLPFWEGEAPQRTAVLSDGVSELREQISALTFGVDPGYLSPLQPEVAAATAWLMQECGVCASGARQLIAYIVAGRAALGAVPSKTTIIAERFFDDGGGMQLILHAPFGGRINKAWGLALRKRFCRGFNFELQAAATDNGINISLAEQHSFPLADVFQFLTEYTARELLEQASIASPIFKNRWRWAAGRSLQLLRFYKGKRIAPQIQRTRSEDLMASVFPQAAACFETIVGDIQIPNHPLVNEVMQDVLQEAMDLEGLIELLRGIKEGAIRCLAVDTPTPSQFAHELLNANPYAYLDEAGLEERRARATSLGRNLPDQPGKLDPAAIADIHKEIWPDLRNEHELHDLLHSLIVLPLHLIGTSETKGWQVFYDRLAGVGRVHAIDCRGSLGWVATERLSYVDALWQTASNQTGSVTKEEALKKLVQGWLQISGPITANALAHIVSLQPAEIFSAFLAMEMQGLLIRGAFEHPALSTGSDLNHDIEWCERRILQRIHRRTVATLRKQVEAVTPAVYMRWFLNWQHLAPQTQLSGEEGVFEALRQLEGFEAPAVEWERTLLPSRVAKYDPRWLDALCLSGAVGWGRISPHPAWSAGDGAFPRRVIPTSAAPVTFYIRETADWLPYALALQCVEEGKLAAALSPAALQLRTLLQQRGACFANDIQRIANLTRQQSQQALWELATAGLAAADGFDQLRACMDPRRRSITTETATRRTARSSAGRWSLLNAELHAAPTAVEQAHRTEAALESFARQLLNRYGILFRDLLVCESNAPRWRDLLPMLRRLEARGEIRGGRFLSGFGGEQYALPEAVESLRASRTRESSAIISVAAADPANLVGVVIPGDRVPSVPGKRISYCDGKLYAETHDQELVDLSTAAPPYPASGHLIPLTL; via the coding sequence TTGGCCTGGTATTCTCGACGGTAATGCAACCCTCATCTCCGCGCCAACCGGCTCAGGAAAGACCCTCGCAGCATTCTTAGTATGCATCGATCAGCTTCTACGGCAATCGATCTCAGGTCGACTGGCGCCCTGCACGCAGGTTCTCTACGTCAGCCCTCTCAAGGCCCTCTCCAACGACGTCCAGAAAAATCTCGCTGCCCCCCTGTCCGAGATCCAGCAGCTGGCTATGCAGCGCGGGTATCTTTGTCCAGAGATCCGCACCGGCGTCCGGACAGGCGACACGCTTCCAAAAGAACGCGCGGCCATGCTCCGCAACCCGCCTCACATTCTCGTTACTACTCCCGAATCCCTCTATATCCTTCTTACCGCCGGCAAGAGCAGGGAACACCTCCGCCGTGTTCAAACCGTCATCGTAGACGAAATCCACGCTGTAGCCGACGACAAACGCGGTGCCCATCTGGCTCTTTCGCTCGAACGTCTCGACGCTCTTGTCACAGGCGAAAACCATCTCAGTCACGGTCAGTTCCTCACCGGTCTCGCTATGGCACCCCAAAGAATCGGCCTCTCGGCGACACAGAATCCAATTGAGTTGGTGGCCAGCTTTCTTACTGGCAGCCATGAAGATCGCAAACCCGCCACCATCGTACAGGTAGGTCAGCGCCGCGAACTCGACATCGCGATTGAAGTTCCAAGTGACGAGCTTAGTTCCGTTACCAACAGCGGCATGTGGGAAGAGATCTTCGAGAAGCTTGCGGCTTATGCTCAAAACCATCGATCAACGCTCGTCTTCGTCAATACCCGGCGCCTTGTTGAGAAGATAGCCTTTGAACTCGCAAGCCGTCTTGGTCCCGAGCATGTAGCGGCACATCACGGCTCGCTCTCCAGGACCCTCCGGCTCGACGCCGAGCAGCGTCTCAAGAATGGCGAAATCAAGATTCTGATAGCCACCGCGTCTCTGGAGCTGGGTATCGATATCGGTGACATCGACCTCGTCTGCCAGATCAGTACGACTCGGTCGGTGGCGGTTGCCATGCAGCGTGTGGGACGTGCAGGCCACTGGCGTGGAGCAACTCCGAAGGGGAGGTTCTTCGCGACCACGCGCGATGATCTCCTCGAGCAAGCCGCCCTGACCAGGAAGATGCGTGCCGGCGAACTGGATCAGTTACAAATTCCGCCACAACCCGCTGACGTGCTTATGCAGCAGATCGTCGCTGCCTGCGGGGCCGAGCCATGGGAAGAAGACGCCCTCTACAACGTACTCCGCCGCGCTTATCCGTATCGCAATCTTACCCGCCCCGCCTTCGACGATCTCCTCACCCTACTCACTGCGGGGATCGAGTCTACCCGCGGCCGCTATGGCGCCTATCTCCTTCGCGACGGAGTCCAGCAGCATCTCCATCCTCGCCGTGGCGCTCGCATGATCGCCATATCAAACGGTGGTGCCATCCCTGACACGGCTCTCTACAGCGTCATTCTCCAACCGGAGGGCGTCCAGATCGCGACTCTGGATGAGCACTTCGCCGTCGACTCCAGCCCGGGCGATGTCATTCTCCTGGGCACCTCAAGCTGGCGTATCCAGCGCGTCGAAGCTTCCGGACGCGTCCTCGTCGAAGATGCCCACGGCGCACCTCCCAGCCTGCCCTTCTGGGAGGGCGAGGCTCCGCAGCGAACCGCCGTTCTCTCGGATGGAGTAAGTGAGCTTCGCGAGCAAATCTCTGCTCTCACTTTTGGCGTAGACCCCGGCTATTTGTCTCCCTTACAGCCAGAGGTCGCCGCAGCCACCGCATGGCTTATGCAGGAGTGCGGCGTCTGCGCCAGCGGAGCCCGGCAACTTATCGCTTACATCGTAGCCGGTCGCGCTGCGCTTGGGGCCGTTCCGTCCAAAACTACTATCATCGCCGAGCGCTTCTTCGATGATGGCGGCGGCATGCAACTCATCCTTCATGCTCCCTTCGGTGGCCGCATCAACAAGGCCTGGGGGCTAGCCCTGCGCAAACGTTTCTGCCGTGGCTTTAACTTCGAGCTTCAGGCTGCAGCTACCGACAATGGCATTAACATCTCCCTTGCCGAGCAGCACAGCTTTCCCCTCGCCGATGTCTTCCAGTTCCTCACCGAATACACGGCTAGAGAGCTTCTAGAGCAAGCCTCCATCGCGTCGCCCATCTTCAAAAACCGCTGGCGATGGGCTGCCGGCCGCAGCCTGCAGCTTCTCCGCTTCTACAAAGGCAAACGAATAGCCCCTCAGATTCAGCGCACTCGTTCCGAAGATCTCATGGCCTCGGTCTTCCCACAGGCTGCCGCCTGCTTCGAGACTATCGTTGGAGATATTCAGATCCCTAACCATCCCCTAGTCAACGAGGTGATGCAAGACGTACTCCAGGAGGCGATGGATCTTGAAGGGCTTATCGAGCTGCTTCGAGGAATCAAGGAAGGCGCTATCCGCTGCCTAGCCGTTGATACTCCAACTCCATCCCAGTTCGCGCATGAACTTCTCAACGCCAATCCGTACGCCTATCTGGACGAAGCTGGTTTAGAGGAGCGCCGCGCACGCGCTACTTCACTTGGGCGAAACCTCCCGGACCAACCCGGCAAGCTGGACCCAGCCGCCATTGCAGACATCCACAAAGAGATTTGGCCGGATCTCCGCAACGAACACGAACTCCACGATCTTTTGCATTCGCTCATAGTCTTACCATTGCACTTGATAGGGACATCTGAAACCAAGGGCTGGCAGGTCTTCTACGATCGGCTTGCAGGTGTAGGCCGCGTCCATGCGATCGACTGCAGGGGAAGTCTGGGCTGGGTCGCTACAGAACGGCTGTCTTATGTCGATGCGTTGTGGCAAACCGCGTCTAATCAAACCGGTTCAGTTACAAAAGAAGAAGCCCTGAAAAAACTAGTTCAGGGATGGTTACAAATATCAGGACCCATCACCGCCAACGCTCTTGCTCACATCGTATCGCTTCAGCCTGCGGAGATCTTTTCAGCTTTTCTTGCGATGGAAATGCAAGGTCTCCTCATACGTGGTGCCTTCGAGCATCCCGCGCTATCAACTGGATCCGATTTAAACCACGATATTGAGTGGTGCGAACGCCGCATTCTTCAGCGCATCCACCGACGCACTGTCGCCACCCTTCGTAAGCAGGTTGAGGCTGTCACCCCCGCCGTCTATATGCGCTGGTTTCTCAACTGGCAACACCTTGCTCCTCAAACTCAGCTCTCCGGCGAAGAGGGCGTCTTCGAAGCTCTTCGGCAACTCGAGGGCTTTGAAGCTCCTGCTGTCGAGTGGGAGCGCACCCTCCTCCCCTCACGCGTTGCCAAATATGATCCTCGCTGGCTCGATGCGCTGTGCCTCTCTGGAGCGGTAGGCTGGGGGCGTATCTCACCTCATCCAGCGTGGTCTGCTGGCGATGGAGCCTTCCCGCGGCGGGTTATTCCCACCTCTGCTGCACCCGTTACCTTCTACATTCGTGAGACGGCAGACTGGCTTCCTTATGCACTGGCTCTACAGTGCGTAGAAGAGGGCAAGCTGGCGGCGGCGCTCAGCCCCGCGGCTCTGCAACTTCGAACGCTGCTTCAGCAGCGTGGCGCCTGCTTCGCCAACGATATTCAGCGCATCGCGAATCTCACCCGGCAGCAAAGCCAGCAAGCTCTGTGGGAACTCGCCACCGCGGGCCTCGCAGCCGCAGATGGCTTCGACCAACTTCGCGCCTGCATGGATCCTCGTCGTAGATCCATCACAACCGAGACCGCAACCAGGCGCACGGCACGCAGTTCGGCTGGGAGATGGTCGCTACTCAACGCGGAGCTTCACGCCGCACCGACGGCGGTCGAGCAGGCTCACCGCACCGAAGCTGCCCTGGAGTCCTTTGCACGCCAACTTCTCAATCGTTACGGCATTCTGTTTCGCGACCTGCTCGTCTGTGAATCGAACGCTCCCAGATGGCGCGATCTTCTCCCTATGCTTCGCCGACTTGAAGCCCGCGGTGAGATCCGCGGCGGCCGATTCCTGTCTGGCTTTGGCGGCGAGCAATACGCGCTCCCCGAGGCCGTCGAATCCCTTCGCGCCTCCCGGACCCGCGAGTCTAGTGCAATTATCTCTGTCGCCGCCGCCGACCCTGCAAATCTGGTTGGTGTCGTAATCCCTGGCGACCGCGTCCCTTCAGTTCCTGGCAAACGGATCTCTTATTGCGATGGCAAGCTATACGCTGAAACGCATGACCAGGAGCTAGTGGATCTGTCCACCGCCGCTCCACCCTACCCCGCATCAGGCCATCTCATACCTCTCACACTCTAG
- a CDS encoding aldose epimerase family protein produces the protein MRWLKIMLLSMTTAMAAHGSVTKTPFGTAPDGTAVDLYTLKSEGIEATVMTFGARVVSIKTPDRDGKMADVVLGYSALDGYVADKSTYFGAIVGRYGNRIALGKFSLDGHQYQIPTNNGANSLHGGTVGFDRLVWKGRAIADGVEMTLVSKDGDQGYPGTLTVHVRYTVHHGALRIDYSSSTDKDTVLNLTNHSYFNLSGDPKKTILDEQMMIPADQYTPVDVGLIPTGVLASVEGTPFDFRKSTVIGARINEDNEQLKIGGGYDHNWVLRGKNGEVKTAARVYDPASGRVLTVTTTEPGVQFYTGNSLKGEAYGSAQQSNAKNTALCLETQHFPDSPNHPSFPTTELKPGEVLHSTTTFTFSTKAK, from the coding sequence ATGAGATGGCTAAAGATTATGCTGCTTAGCATGACAACTGCGATGGCGGCACACGGCTCGGTAACGAAGACTCCCTTTGGGACGGCCCCGGATGGTACGGCGGTGGATCTTTACACGCTGAAGAGCGAAGGGATCGAAGCAACCGTTATGACCTTCGGGGCTCGCGTGGTTTCGATCAAGACGCCGGATCGCGACGGGAAGATGGCCGATGTGGTGCTGGGCTACAGCGCGTTGGATGGTTACGTTGCGGATAAGTCGACTTACTTTGGCGCTATCGTGGGGCGGTATGGGAATCGCATTGCGTTGGGGAAGTTTTCACTGGATGGCCATCAGTATCAGATCCCAACGAACAATGGCGCCAACTCGCTGCATGGTGGCACGGTTGGTTTCGATCGCCTGGTGTGGAAGGGGCGAGCCATCGCGGATGGCGTGGAGATGACGCTGGTGAGCAAGGACGGCGATCAGGGGTATCCAGGAACGTTGACGGTACACGTGCGGTACACGGTTCATCACGGTGCATTGCGCATCGACTATAGCTCTTCGACTGACAAAGACACGGTATTGAATCTCACCAATCACTCGTACTTCAATCTTTCGGGGGATCCGAAGAAGACGATTCTTGACGAGCAGATGATGATTCCGGCAGACCAGTACACGCCGGTGGATGTGGGTCTGATTCCTACGGGGGTGCTCGCTTCGGTAGAGGGCACGCCCTTTGATTTCCGTAAGTCTACGGTGATTGGCGCGCGGATCAACGAGGACAACGAACAGTTGAAGATCGGCGGCGGCTATGATCACAACTGGGTGCTGCGGGGCAAGAATGGGGAAGTGAAGACAGCGGCTCGAGTGTACGATCCTGCGAGCGGACGCGTGTTGACCGTGACGACCACTGAGCCGGGAGTTCAGTTTTACACCGGCAATTCGCTGAAAGGTGAGGCGTATGGCAGCGCACAGCAGAGCAATGCGAAGAACACGGCGCTCTGTCTCGAGACGCAGCACTTTCCTGATTCGCCGAACCATCCTTCCTTTCCGACCACGGAGTTGAAGCCGGGCGAGGTGCTTCACAGCACGACGACCTTTACTTTTTCTACGAAAGCGAAATAA
- the ndk gene encoding nucleoside-diphosphate kinase gives MSQRTFSIIKPDAVRKGYSAAILAEIEKAGFKIVSIKRLSISKAQAEGFYHVHAARPFFGELTEFMSSGPIFPMVLEKDNAITDLRKLMGATNPAQAEEGTIRKKFAASIGENAIHGSDAEDTAAFEIGYFFAGYELK, from the coding sequence TTGTCACAACGCACATTCAGCATCATCAAGCCGGACGCCGTTCGTAAGGGCTACTCCGCAGCTATCCTTGCCGAGATTGAAAAGGCGGGGTTTAAGATCGTTTCGATCAAACGGCTTTCGATCTCGAAGGCACAGGCCGAGGGCTTTTACCACGTCCACGCAGCGCGGCCATTCTTCGGCGAACTGACGGAGTTCATGTCCAGCGGCCCCATCTTCCCGATGGTGCTCGAGAAGGATAACGCCATTACCGATCTCCGCAAGCTGATGGGCGCGACCAACCCGGCCCAGGCGGAGGAAGGAACGATCCGCAAGAAGTTTGCCGCCTCGATTGGAGAGAACGCTATCCATGGTTCGGATGCCGAAGATACCGCGGCGTTTGAGATTGGGTACTTTTTTGCCGGTTATGAGCTGAAGTAG
- a CDS encoding CoA transferase subunit A: MNKVVPTADDAVADVAPGSTIMLGGFGLCGIPENLIAALVKLRITGLHTISNNMGVDGFGMGLMLEAGMIASHIGSYVGENRRLETLVLKGELDLTLIPQGTLAERIRAGGAGIPAFYVPTGLGTVVAEGKETRKIGDRTYVLEQALHADVALIKAWKGDRLGNLVYRKTARNFNPAMATAAKMTIAEVEVLVEPGELDPDHIVTPGIYVNRLVVGAAYRKPIESKFIQSGGGL; the protein is encoded by the coding sequence ATGAATAAAGTCGTTCCGACTGCAGACGATGCTGTGGCAGATGTTGCGCCAGGTTCAACGATCATGCTTGGCGGCTTTGGTCTTTGCGGGATCCCAGAGAATCTAATCGCCGCCTTGGTGAAGCTCAGGATTACCGGACTGCATACGATAAGCAACAACATGGGCGTTGACGGCTTTGGCATGGGGTTGATGCTGGAGGCGGGCATGATTGCTTCGCACATCGGCAGCTACGTGGGTGAAAATCGTAGGTTGGAGACCCTGGTGTTGAAGGGAGAGCTGGATCTAACCTTGATTCCGCAAGGGACGCTCGCGGAACGGATTCGCGCAGGTGGCGCAGGTATCCCGGCGTTCTATGTGCCGACAGGGTTAGGTACGGTTGTGGCTGAGGGCAAAGAGACGCGCAAGATTGGCGACAGAACTTATGTGCTGGAGCAGGCGCTTCATGCCGATGTTGCGCTGATCAAAGCCTGGAAGGGAGACCGATTGGGGAATCTGGTCTATCGCAAGACAGCGAGGAACTTCAATCCGGCGATGGCGACTGCCGCGAAGATGACGATTGCGGAGGTCGAGGTGCTCGTTGAGCCGGGTGAGCTTGATCCGGATCACATTGTCACTCCGGGGATTTATGTAAACCGGCTTGTGGTGGGCGCGGCCTATCGAAAGCCAATTGAGTCGAAGTTTATTCAATCCGGAGGTGGGTTGTGA
- a CDS encoding 3-oxoacid CoA-transferase subunit B, which produces MTGKERIARRIAREFHDGFYVNLGIGLPTMIAGYVPAGIDVMFQSENGMLGVGGPPSDEDADPDLINAGKQPVTELPGCSFFASEESFAMIRGGHMDMSILGAMQVDEQGNLANWTIPGKMVKGMGGAMDLVAGARRVIVAMEHQTKDGASRILKECTLPLTGQSVVHDIVTELCWIRVTAEGLVLTEVVEGMNVAEVKARTEAKLLVSPDLRVMTVDALV; this is translated from the coding sequence GTGACAGGGAAAGAGCGGATCGCCCGGCGGATTGCACGAGAGTTTCATGATGGGTTTTATGTAAATCTCGGCATTGGACTGCCAACGATGATTGCAGGATATGTGCCTGCGGGCATCGATGTGATGTTTCAGTCGGAGAACGGAATGCTAGGGGTTGGTGGGCCTCCTAGCGACGAGGATGCTGACCCTGACCTGATCAACGCGGGGAAGCAGCCGGTGACGGAGCTGCCGGGGTGTTCGTTTTTTGCGAGTGAGGAGTCGTTTGCGATGATCCGCGGCGGCCACATGGATATGAGCATCCTTGGGGCGATGCAGGTGGACGAGCAGGGCAATCTCGCTAACTGGACGATTCCGGGAAAGATGGTGAAGGGCATGGGAGGCGCCATGGATCTGGTGGCGGGGGCGCGTCGAGTGATTGTTGCAATGGAACATCAGACGAAGGATGGAGCTTCGAGAATTTTGAAGGAGTGCACGCTACCACTGACTGGACAGAGTGTCGTGCATGATATTGTGACGGAGCTTTGCTGGATTCGGGTGACCGCTGAAGGGCTGGTGTTGACCGAAGTCGTAGAAGGCATGAATGTCGCTGAGGTTAAGGCGCGGACCGAGGCGAAGCTTTTAGTCTCTCCGGATCTACGCGTGATGACTGTCGATGCGTTGGTCTAG